One Archocentrus centrarchus isolate MPI-CPG fArcCen1 chromosome 10, fArcCen1, whole genome shotgun sequence genomic region harbors:
- the LOC115786632 gene encoding uncharacterized protein LOC115786632: MKCFVCETELSCTNALVRHIRVVHGYLDGKYLRLKCAVSGCGHVLGTFSAFRKHLNTKHTNNVEQQINNVNSSRADLGDVGELLTANIEETATTSTLLKSKSSILDMCATAIAQLRAAGLSQSNVKRFVSSMEEVIFETHSQAMYIALQCLSSEDTENRNKVEQSFKTLENPFETLNSEAKLNKHLREKRGFVEPIEKVLGTRFDSRRNKSTGTHDQVIVIDKFAYIPILETLKNILQKKELTDLFKPGYIPKEGVYADLRDATYFKESPLFSIQKDALQIQLFYDDFETANVLGSKKGLHKLGAIYFTLRIFNPIFNSSLINIHLCALFHAQDIKRYSFNLILEPLVNDLKLLETEGLQIPIFEHAIRGTVVQVTGDNLGLHGLFGFVESFGARYCCRFCLLEKHIFQTVFCEDDPEVVLRTVDGHAQHCQTVQADPRLPHVYGVKHICLLNSLQYFNTAKNFSVDIMHDILEGVGQFEVKLILKYIHGHFLSAEQVAGRIHAYDYGFNQQRNRPPMSTDKMLDGSNDLGLTAIQSWCLLRNMPLLFGDLIETDDKHWHVLLLLLHIVSIVFSPVLSEGMTVYLKHLITEHHRLFKQLFPEINLLPKHHFMIHYPRSIRHIGPILHTRCMRYEAKHNFFKQQLKSFKNITKTLAKKHQSYMAMYHESFGKERLTLGPGKMVTLYKLKEGAAMAAKFGIVLSTSVFSAKWIKYYGTEYRPDFIICTQVVCEMPVFCKIKTIAVKDDSVLLCGKLMETMCFDNHYHAFKVKLHSHNVLKVLHINDLFYFKPFDVQMKYGMTDTALYVVPYCHFMQT; encoded by the coding sequence ATGAagtgttttgtttgtgaaaCAGAGTTAAGTTGCACAAATGCACTTGTTCGGCATATACGAGTAGTTCATGGTTATTTAGATGGAAAATATCTTCGCCTTAAATGTGCTGTGTCTGGATGTGGCCATGTGCTTGGAACGTTTTCTGCGTTTAGGAAACATTTAAACACCAAACACACCAACAATGTTGAGCAACAAATTAACAATGTCAATTCAAGCAGAGCAGATCTTGGTGATGTGGGAGAGCTGTTGACTGCTAATATAGAAGAGACAGCCACAACATCTACTCTGTTGAAGTCCAAGAGCAGCATTTTAGATATGTGTGCTACTGCTATTGCACAACTCAGAGCAGCTGGATTAAGTCAGTCTAATGTTAAGAGATTTGTGTCATCCATGGAAGAAGTGATTTTTGAGACTCACAGTCAGGCTATGTATATAGCTTTACAGTGCTTGTCTTCAGAGGATACAGAAAATAGGAACAAAGTAGAGCAATCATTCAAAACATTGGAAAATCCATTTGAAACTTTAAATTCTGAAGCAAAGTTAAACAAACATTTAAGAGAGAAACGGGGATTTGTTGAGCCTATTGAAAAAGTGCTTGGCACAAGATTTGACAGCAGAAGAAACAAAAGTACTGGGACACATGATCAAGTCATTGTAATTGATAAGTTTGCTTATATTCCTATTTTGGAAACCCTGAAgaatattttacaaaaaaaagaacttacAGACCTGTTCAAGCCCGGGTATATTCCCAAAGAAGGTGTATATGCAGACTTGAGGGATGCCACCTATTTTAAAGAAAGTCCCCTATTTTCTATTCAAAAAGATGCCCTTCAGATTCAGCTGTTTTATGACGACTTTGAAACTGCAAATGTTTTGGGATCTAAAAAGGGTTTACATAAATTAGGTGCTATATATTTTACTCTAAGAATTTTTAATCCAATTTTTAATTCATCTTTGATTAATATTCATTTATGTGCTCTATTCCATGCACAGGACATCAAACGATACAGCTTTAATTTGATACTTGAAcctcttgttaatgatctgaaactgCTTGAGACAGAGGGACTTCAAATTCCAATTTTTGAACATGCGATTCGTGGTACTGTTGTTCAGGTCACAGGGGACAATCTTGGTTTGCATGGTCTGTTTGGCTTTGTGGAGTCGTTTGGCGCTCGCTATTGCTGTCGTTTTTGTCTccttgaaaaacacatttttcaaacTGTATTCTGTGAAGATGACCCTGAAGTTGTTTTAAGAACGGTTGATGGGCATGCACAACACTGTCAGACTGTACAAGCAGATCCTAGGCTCCCTCATGTATATGGTGTGAAACACATTTGTCTGTTGAATTCACTTCAGTATTTTAACACAGCCAAAAACTTTTCTGTAGATATCATGCATGATATTCTAGAGGGGGTTGGTCAGTTTGAGGTGAAACTGATTCTAAAATACATTCATGGCCACTTCCTAAGTGCTGAACAAGTTGCTGGTAGAATACATGCATATGACTATGGTTTCAATCAGCAGCGAAACCGTCCACCTATGTCAACAGATAAGATGCTGGATGGAAGTAATGATTTGGGTTTAACAGCCATACAATCTTGGTGCTTGTTACGCAATATGCCTCTGCTATTTGGTGATTTGATTGAGACGGATGATAAACACTGGCATGTCCTACTTTTGCTTCTACATATTGTTAGCATTGTATTTTCACCAGTCTTGTCAGAAGGCATGACAGTGTACCTCAAACATTTAATCACTGAGCATCATCGGCTGTTCAAGCAATTATTTCCTGAAATAAATCTCTTGCCAAAGCATCACTTCATGATACATTATCCTCGTAGCATAAGGCACATTGGTCCAATTTTGCATACACGGTGCATGCGTTACGAAGCCAAACATAATTTCTTCAAGCAACAactaaaaagctttaaaaacattacaaaaacattGGCCAAAAAGCACCAAAGTTACATGGCAATGTATCATGAATCTTTTGGCAAGGAAAGATTAACTTTAGGTCCAGGAAAGATGGTGACACTTTATAAGTTAAAAGAGGGTGCAGCGATGGCTGCAAAATTTGGGATTGTTTTATCAACCAGTGTGTTTTCTGCCAAGTGGATAAAATACTATGGTACAGAGTACCGTCCTGACTTTATTATTTGTACTCAGGTAGTATGTGAGATGCCTGTATTTTGTAAGATCAAAACTATTGCTGTAAAAGATGACAGCGTTTTACTCTGTGGAAAATTGATGGAAACCATGTGTTTTGATAACCACTACCACGCCTTTAAGGTCAAGCTGCATTCACACAATGTTCTTAAAGTTTTGCACATAAATGATCTTTTCTACTTCAAACCATTTGATGTTCAAATGAAGTATGGTATGACAGATACCGCCTTATATGTGGTTCCATATTGCCATTTTATGCAGACCTAA